A window of the Deltaproteobacteria bacterium genome harbors these coding sequences:
- a CDS encoding NADH-quinone oxidoreductase subunit N: MKSDLLLFLPGLVLVGTIVFLFLVEFFGGEKGKEAVPVLGIIGLVLMMIANGFQYNLTPIRYFSGMVTFDGMSYFFNYLFGGAALLAILFSLKQKEVVQTDETSYYTLLIATTLGMMLLATSNHFLMLYLSLEFVSVLSYILTGYVRGSRRSSEAALKYVIYGGVASGVMAYGFSLLYGLTGAMEFPAIAEYLQNHAVNRSVLFLSVLLIMAGIGYKIASFPFQMWCPDVYEGAPTPFTAFLSVGPKAAGFAILIRFFLTALTSRGEHGFVDIKFSGWPEMIMMLSVATMTVGNLAAIGQKNMKRLLAYSSIAHAGYLLMGFAALNDEALQAILFYLVVYVIMNLGAFLVVIVVSHHLDVEELDGYKGLGRRGTLGTLLALAMSIFLFSLTGIPPFAGFVGKFYLFGAVIRSGLYGLAIAGVLNSVVSLYYYVRIIKVMYFDPPTDSRPFPTLVPRHSTILVGLAFLTLYLGIFWNGLARWITQSSGLLL, encoded by the coding sequence ATGAAGAGTGATCTCCTGCTATTTTTGCCAGGTTTGGTTCTTGTCGGGACAATTGTTTTTCTCTTTCTAGTTGAGTTTTTTGGGGGAGAAAAAGGGAAGGAAGCTGTTCCTGTACTAGGGATCATCGGTCTTGTCTTGATGATGATCGCAAACGGTTTCCAGTACAATCTCACACCGATCCGCTACTTCTCCGGCATGGTCACCTTCGACGGGATGTCCTATTTTTTCAATTACCTTTTTGGTGGAGCGGCCCTTCTCGCGATCCTTTTTTCATTAAAGCAGAAGGAAGTCGTTCAGACGGATGAGACGAGTTATTACACACTGCTTATCGCGACGACGTTGGGGATGATGCTGCTTGCCACCTCTAATCACTTCTTGATGCTCTATCTCTCACTCGAATTTGTGAGTGTCCTCTCGTACATCCTGACCGGATATGTCCGTGGATCGCGACGCTCCTCAGAGGCGGCTTTAAAATATGTGATCTACGGGGGTGTTGCCTCAGGGGTGATGGCGTACGGCTTCTCTCTCTTGTATGGCTTAACAGGGGCGATGGAGTTCCCTGCGATAGCCGAGTACCTCCAGAACCATGCGGTGAATCGATCGGTCCTTTTTCTTTCGGTCCTGCTGATCATGGCAGGGATTGGATACAAGATCGCCTCTTTTCCATTTCAGATGTGGTGTCCCGATGTCTATGAGGGGGCCCCAACCCCCTTTACCGCATTTCTCTCTGTCGGTCCGAAGGCAGCCGGCTTTGCGATCCTGATCCGTTTCTTTTTGACCGCCTTGACCTCGCGAGGAGAACACGGGTTTGTCGATATCAAATTTTCTGGCTGGCCTGAGATGATCATGATGTTGTCCGTGGCGACGATGACTGTGGGGAATCTCGCCGCTATTGGTCAAAAGAATATGAAAAGGTTGCTCGCCTATTCGTCGATCGCCCATGCGGGGTATCTGCTGATGGGTTTCGCCGCCCTGAATGACGAGGCGTTACAGGCGATCCTTTTCTATCTCGTGGTCTACGTCATCATGAACCTCGGCGCCTTTTTGGTTGTGATTGTGGTTTCTCATCATTTGGATGTGGAGGAGTTGGATGGTTATAAAGGCTTGGGACGACGGGGCACACTGGGAACGCTTCTGGCGCTGGCGATGTCGATCTTCCTCTTTTCACTGACCGGCATTCCTCCTTTTGCCGGGTTTGTCGGGAAGTTTTATCTTTTTGGCGCGGTGATTCGATCGGGGCTTTACGGTCTGGCGATTGCGGGTGTCCTGAATAGCGTCGTCTCTCTTTATTATTATGTGCGGATTATCAAGGTGATGTATTTCGACCCTCCGACTGATTCGAGACCCTTTCCAACGCTGGTACCTCGTCATTCGACAATTCTCGTTGGGTTGGCATTTCTGACCCTCTATTTAGGAATCTTTTGGAATGGACTGGCGCGGTGGATAACCCAATCGAGTGGCTTGTTGCTATGA
- a CDS encoding NADH-quinone oxidoreductase subunit M: protein MFPYLSFMTFFPLLGAIIIPFLPKGKDHWVKWVALVATIPPLLAAANLFFLFDRTTSVMQFVEGPFDWIPAFHIQYYMGIDGVSVSMVLLTALICFICIPASWGIDKQVKGYFSLFLLLDAGMMGVFCALDFFLFYVFWEVMLLPMYFLIGIWGGPRREYAAIKFFLYTLFGSVLMLLVMLAFYFYSDGNIFNLVQLADQQKHLGPLTSPTFRTLCWLGLFICFAIKVPTVPFHTWLPDAHVEAPTAISVILAGILLKMGIYGILRISYPLLPDATIYFSELMVVIGMINIVYGALCAMAQKDFKKLIAYSSVSHMGFCLLGMASFTPEGINGAVLQMFNHGTITAMLFLLVGVVYDRAHTRDLDAFGGLAKSMPQYATVTALAFFAALGLPGLSGFVSEILCFLGGFKSFRLYTIISSTGVVLTAGYMLWTYQRIFLGKLNEKYATLPEINRREMFTLVPLGLIVIAVGIYPRFILDLQNISLTALNSALEAWKVAGL, encoded by the coding sequence ATGTTCCCATACCTATCCTTCATGACTTTTTTCCCACTCTTGGGGGCGATCATTATCCCCTTCTTGCCGAAGGGAAAAGATCATTGGGTGAAGTGGGTCGCCTTGGTGGCGACCATCCCTCCGCTCCTGGCAGCGGCAAATCTTTTTTTCCTTTTTGATCGAACAACGTCGGTAATGCAGTTTGTTGAAGGACCATTCGATTGGATCCCGGCATTTCATATTCAATACTATATGGGGATCGACGGAGTTTCTGTCTCGATGGTCCTTTTGACCGCCCTGATCTGTTTTATTTGTATTCCCGCCTCGTGGGGGATCGATAAACAAGTAAAGGGATATTTCTCCCTCTTTCTTCTTTTGGATGCTGGAATGATGGGGGTCTTCTGTGCCCTCGATTTTTTCCTCTTCTATGTTTTTTGGGAAGTGATGCTCCTGCCGATGTATTTTTTGATCGGGATTTGGGGCGGTCCGAGGCGCGAGTATGCGGCGATCAAGTTTTTTCTCTACACCCTTTTTGGCTCCGTCCTGATGCTTCTTGTCATGTTGGCCTTCTATTTCTACAGTGATGGGAACATCTTTAATCTTGTTCAACTTGCGGATCAGCAAAAGCATCTCGGTCCGCTGACATCACCTACCTTCCGTACCCTCTGTTGGCTCGGGCTTTTTATCTGTTTTGCGATCAAGGTCCCGACCGTCCCGTTTCACACCTGGTTGCCGGATGCGCATGTGGAGGCGCCGACCGCTATTTCAGTGATCCTGGCCGGAATCCTGCTGAAGATGGGGATCTATGGGATCCTGAGAATTTCATATCCACTCCTCCCGGATGCCACGATCTATTTTTCAGAACTCATGGTTGTGATCGGGATGATCAACATCGTCTACGGTGCGCTCTGTGCAATGGCTCAAAAGGATTTCAAAAAGTTGATCGCCTACTCTTCGGTCAGTCATATGGGATTCTGTCTCCTCGGCATGGCCTCTTTTACACCAGAGGGGATCAATGGGGCGGTCCTTCAGATGTTCAATCACGGCACGATCACCGCGATGCTCTTCTTGCTGGTTGGTGTGGTCTATGACCGCGCCCATACGCGTGACCTTGATGCGTTTGGGGGATTGGCGAAGTCGATGCCGCAGTATGCGACCGTGACGGCGCTCGCCTTTTTCGCTGCGCTTGGTCTCCCCGGACTTTCCGGTTTTGTGAGCGAAATTCTCTGCTTCCTCGGTGGTTTCAAGAGTTTTCGACTCTACACGATCATTTCTTCTACCGGTGTTGTGTTGACGGCCGGTTATATGCTCTGGACCTACCAGAGAATCTTTTTAGGGAAGCTGAATGAGAAGTATGCGACTCTCCCTGAGATCAATCGTCGTGAGATGTTTACGCTGGTCCCCTTGGGACTTATTGTGATTGCGGTCGGGATCTATCCTCGATTTATCCTGGATCTACAGAATATTTCTCTGACGGCGTTGAATAGCGCTTTAGAAGCCTGGAAAGTTGCTGGACTATGA
- a CDS encoding NADH-quinone oxidoreductase subunit B has protein sequence MSMKDLFAGAVITTRVKEVVAWGRKNSLWPMPYATACCGIEFMGTVSSYFDISRFGAELVRFSPRQADLLIVLGTINYKQAPILKRIYEQMCEPKWVISAGACASSGGFYDNYSVIQGIDELIPVDVYVPGCPPRPEAILNGVMKIQEKIVAEARGKVVAA, from the coding sequence ATGTCCATGAAAGACCTCTTCGCCGGTGCGGTGATCACGACTCGCGTGAAGGAAGTGGTTGCCTGGGGACGGAAGAACTCCCTCTGGCCGATGCCGTATGCGACCGCCTGTTGCGGGATTGAATTCATGGGGACTGTTTCATCGTACTTTGACATCTCGCGGTTTGGTGCCGAGTTGGTTCGGTTCTCTCCCAGACAAGCGGACCTCCTGATTGTCTTGGGGACGATCAACTACAAACAGGCGCCGATCTTAAAGAGAATCTACGAACAGATGTGCGAACCGAAGTGGGTGATCTCGGCCGGTGCCTGTGCCTCTTCCGGTGGTTTTTATGACAACTATAGTGTTATCCAGGGGATCGATGAATTGATTCCTGTCGATGTCTATGTCCCCGGTTGTCCTCCACGGCCCGAGGCGATTTTAAACGGAGTGATGAAGATTCAAGAGAAGATTGTTGCAGAGGCAAGGGGCAAGGTTGTTGCCGCTTAA
- the nuoL gene encoding NADH-quinone oxidoreductase subunit L, which yields MFEHVSHLVGFVPILPLIGAILNGFYSFSGAKLVRPIVHWIACGSLFLSFVITAATFFHFLSLPTESREVTVTFFNWITTSTFWVDVAFLVDPLSLTMMLVVTGVGFLIHVYSIGYMAHDDGYARYFSYLNLFCFAMLLLVMGSNLLMFFIGWEGVGLCSYLLIGFWFADKEKAVAGMKAFIVNRIGDFGFIVGVLLLFWSLYEVGFPTMNFTELREAAPLLAGKFWLGVPAVTLITLFFFVGATGKSAQIPLYVWLPDAMAGPTPVSALIHAATMVTAGVYMIARLNFLYSMSAFTLNVVAVVGFLTAAFAATIAFAQNDIKKVLAYSTISQLGFMFGAMGVGAYSAGIFHLVTHAFFKACLFLGSGSVIHALSGEQDMRRMGGLKHHLPITFMTFFVATLAIAGIFPFAGFFSKDEILWQTFNRIPALWVVGVVAALGTAIYMFRLATLTFYGKLRLEGEARHHIHESPLSMTFVLVTLAILSVVGGLLGFPDALGHLFGLHESNLIHHWLSEVMPEPTMVPESLPHSVEYGLMIFSFAVAAFGCYLGFNFYTRRVDIPQRIVASYPRFYKLVSNKFYVDELYFAVVVRSLMWLKDFLGRFDLVVIDGLVNLSALGTKLTSFASGWFDRTFVDGAVNSVADGTFLGSAGSRRIQTGQIQSYLYYALGAVVVILLYRLF from the coding sequence ATGTTTGAACACGTTAGTCATTTAGTCGGGTTCGTTCCGATTCTTCCATTGATCGGGGCGATTCTGAACGGATTTTACAGTTTCAGTGGGGCGAAACTGGTCCGTCCGATCGTGCATTGGATCGCCTGTGGTTCCCTTTTTCTCTCATTCGTCATCACCGCCGCGACCTTCTTTCATTTTCTCTCGCTTCCGACTGAATCTCGAGAGGTGACCGTGACCTTCTTCAACTGGATTACGACCTCGACCTTTTGGGTTGATGTTGCCTTTCTGGTCGATCCACTTTCACTGACGATGATGCTGGTCGTGACCGGTGTCGGTTTTCTGATCCATGTCTATTCGATCGGTTACATGGCGCATGATGACGGGTATGCCCGTTACTTTTCTTACCTGAATCTCTTCTGCTTCGCGATGTTGCTCCTCGTGATGGGATCAAATTTATTGATGTTCTTCATTGGATGGGAGGGGGTTGGGCTCTGCTCTTATCTGCTGATCGGATTCTGGTTTGCTGACAAGGAAAAGGCAGTCGCCGGTATGAAAGCGTTTATCGTGAACCGGATCGGCGACTTCGGATTCATCGTTGGAGTGCTCCTCCTCTTTTGGAGTCTCTACGAGGTTGGGTTCCCGACAATGAACTTTACAGAGCTTCGTGAGGCAGCCCCTCTCCTTGCCGGGAAATTCTGGTTGGGAGTCCCTGCTGTCACACTGATCACGCTCTTTTTCTTCGTCGGGGCGACAGGAAAATCGGCGCAGATTCCTCTTTATGTCTGGCTTCCCGACGCGATGGCCGGTCCGACACCGGTCTCTGCCTTGATCCATGCCGCGACGATGGTGACCGCCGGTGTCTATATGATCGCGCGACTCAATTTTCTTTATTCGATGTCTGCTTTTACCTTAAATGTCGTTGCCGTTGTTGGTTTTTTGACTGCTGCCTTTGCGGCGACAATCGCCTTCGCCCAAAATGATATCAAAAAGGTCCTCGCCTATTCGACGATCAGCCAGCTCGGTTTCATGTTTGGGGCGATGGGGGTTGGGGCTTATTCCGCCGGTATTTTTCATCTCGTCACGCACGCGTTTTTCAAGGCCTGTCTCTTTCTGGGATCGGGCTCCGTGATCCATGCCTTAAGTGGAGAACAGGATATGAGACGGATGGGAGGGCTCAAACATCATCTCCCGATTACATTTATGACCTTCTTTGTCGCGACACTCGCGATTGCGGGGATCTTTCCGTTCGCCGGCTTTTTCTCGAAGGACGAAATTTTGTGGCAGACCTTCAATCGAATCCCCGCACTTTGGGTGGTCGGTGTTGTTGCTGCCTTGGGGACAGCGATCTACATGTTCCGGCTCGCGACGCTGACTTTTTATGGAAAATTACGACTTGAGGGAGAGGCGCGTCATCATATCCATGAATCCCCCTTATCGATGACCTTTGTGTTGGTCACGCTCGCGATCCTTTCGGTTGTTGGTGGATTGCTCGGCTTTCCGGACGCCTTGGGGCATCTCTTTGGCCTTCACGAGAGCAACCTGATCCATCACTGGCTGTCAGAGGTGATGCCGGAACCGACGATGGTTCCTGAGTCTCTTCCGCATTCAGTTGAATATGGTCTCATGATCTTCTCCTTCGCTGTTGCTGCTTTTGGCTGTTATCTTGGATTTAATTTTTATACCCGTCGTGTCGATATCCCTCAAAGAATTGTTGCTTCTTATCCAAGGTTTTACAAATTGGTTTCCAATAAGTTTTATGTCGATGAATTGTATTTTGCCGTCGTTGTTCGGAGCCTGATGTGGCTCAAGGATTTTCTGGGGCGTTTCGATCTTGTTGTGATTGACGGCCTCGTAAACCTCTCTGCCCTTGGCACGAAATTGACCTCATTTGCCTCGGGGTGGTTTGATCGAACATTTGTTGACGGGGCTGTCAATAGTGTTGCCGACGGGACCTTTCTTGGCAGCGCCGGGAGTCGAAGGATCCAGACAGGACAGATTCAGAGTTATCTTTATTATGCGTTGGGTGCGGTGGTGGTGATATTACTGTATCGATTATTTTAA
- a CDS encoding NADH-quinone oxidoreductase subunit A, which translates to MSPYISLLLLFLFGALVSGGFILVSHLLGPLKKTEAKMLPYECGVNPVDEPRHRFSVKFYLVAMIFIVFDIEVVFLYPWAVLFKEFVREGMGLFLFVEMAVFLGVLVVGLLYVYGRRALKWE; encoded by the coding sequence ATGAGCCCCTATATTTCTTTATTACTTCTTTTTTTATTTGGCGCCCTTGTCTCGGGTGGTTTTATTTTAGTCTCCCATCTCTTGGGTCCCCTCAAAAAGACTGAGGCCAAGATGCTTCCGTATGAATGTGGTGTGAATCCGGTCGATGAACCACGGCACCGCTTCTCCGTGAAATTTTATCTCGTCGCGATGATCTTCATCGTCTTCGATATCGAAGTCGTTTTTCTTTATCCCTGGGCGGTCCTCTTCAAGGAATTTGTTCGAGAGGGGATGGGACTTTTCCTCTTCGTCGAGATGGCGGTTTTTCTCGGTGTCCTTGTTGTCGGTCTTCTCTATGTCTACGGTCGCCGGGCACTGAAGTGGGAGTAA